The genomic interval TTCGGACGAGCGGATCAAGCAGCGTCACACCGGTAATCGCCGCAACTTCCTGTGCCAAGAGATAAGCCTGATTATACCCCCGTTCCCGCAATCGTGCCGGATGCAGCGGCACAGCACAGATACCATCCGCCCGGCTTAATTCACTGTCCTGCCGCACCAGAAGTGCCATCGCACCACCCAGAATGGGTACCAGTCCGGTTTTACCCTGATATTTAAGGTTCTGAATCAGGCTGGAAAATGGCGGCTGATAAAGCCCCACTGCGCGAACCCGGCTGAGAAAGAACTCCTGCCCGCACAAACCGCATATCTGCTCATCCGGCAGACAGGGCCGGCCGCAACGCTGACACACCCCCAGTTCACTGTTAAAAAGGAGCAGGCGGCAGGAATCACAGATCAGCCCGGACTCAATCTCCTCATCACAGCCGCAACAAACAGGCGGGAAGACAAAATCT from candidate division WOR-3 bacterium carries:
- a CDS encoding ComF family protein; its protein translation is MSLDGSILSRLKFFLQALSDFVFPPVCCGCDEEIESGLICDSCRLLLFNSELGVCQRCGRPCLPDEQICGLCGQEFFLSRVRAVGLYQPPFSSLIQNLKYQGKTGLVPILGGAMALLVRQDSELSRADGICAVPLHPARLRERGYNQAYLLAQEVAAITGVTLLDPLVRRKNTRSQIEMKDETARKRNVQDAFAVKPGVRFQGERLILVDDVMTTGATISAAAGKLLAAGAGAVMGLVLAAAPVRK